From a region of the Paenibacillus sp. R14(2021) genome:
- a CDS encoding LacI family DNA-binding transcriptional regulator — MATIRDVAKLAGVSVATVSRVLNQNGYVNAKTESSIRSAMTALQYKPNAIARSLAGKQTSTIALMIPDIRNPFFPELAKAVESTASKHDYTVILCDSDHDSSRERKYFDVLKNKKIDGLILASYTVQPDQILELQAEGIPVVLVDNSFPAHPILSLGVRNRQGAAAAVQHLLDQGCRKIAHIAGPFQVAASHQRSLGYEEACQSKAWFVPSLIAQGDFHAEGGYSAMLELLDRHPDLDGVFAGNDLMAIGARKALSTKGRRLPEDVKLIGFDGIPVHWDELAFSTMTQPLSAMGELAVDYLIKLMNGEALPLEPHELDVELTVRPSTVRSGLETVY; from the coding sequence ATGGCAACGATACGAGACGTTGCGAAGCTTGCGGGCGTATCGGTTGCGACGGTGTCCCGCGTTCTGAATCAGAACGGCTACGTGAACGCGAAGACCGAGTCCAGCATCCGGTCGGCGATGACCGCGCTGCAATACAAGCCTAATGCCATCGCGAGAAGTCTGGCGGGGAAGCAAACCTCCACGATCGCGCTGATGATTCCGGATATTCGCAATCCCTTCTTTCCCGAGCTGGCCAAGGCCGTCGAAAGCACCGCGAGCAAGCACGACTACACGGTGATTCTATGCGATTCGGATCATGACAGCAGCAGGGAGCGGAAATATTTTGACGTGCTGAAGAACAAGAAAATCGACGGGCTGATTCTAGCCTCCTATACAGTGCAGCCCGATCAGATTCTTGAACTTCAAGCTGAGGGCATTCCTGTCGTGCTGGTCGACAACAGCTTCCCGGCTCATCCGATCTTGTCGCTTGGCGTACGCAACAGGCAGGGAGCGGCCGCGGCCGTTCAGCATTTGCTTGATCAAGGCTGCCGCAAAATCGCCCACATTGCCGGGCCGTTCCAAGTGGCGGCATCCCATCAGCGCAGCTTGGGATACGAGGAAGCTTGCCAAAGCAAAGCTTGGTTCGTGCCGAGCCTGATCGCGCAGGGCGATTTTCATGCCGAGGGCGGGTATTCGGCGATGCTGGAGCTGCTGGATCGGCATCCGGATTTGGACGGTGTGTTTGCCGGCAACGATCTGATGGCGATCGGTGCGCGAAAGGCGTTATCGACCAAGGGGCGGAGGCTGCCGGAAGACGTGAAGCTGATCGGCTTTGACGGCATTCCGGTCCATTGGGATGAATTGGCCTTCTCGACGATGACACAACCGTTGTCGGCGATGGGGGAATTGGCCGTGGACTACTTGATCAAGCTGATGAATGGCGAGGCGCTGCCGCTAGAACCGCATGAGCTGGATGTGGAACTGACGGTTCGGCCATCCACGGTGCGGAGCGGCCTCGAAACGGTCTATTAA
- a CDS encoding HIRAN domain-containing protein → MNEPVYVAVTGTNHYFGTEFIQVGFTIRLTKDPDNRHDQEAIRADLQPLGRIGYVANSPHTVPRGCKSAGRIYDTFEDKLMGIVRFVVKDTVIVELAGTYDETLLSSVFAVQEPAPRQGYLR, encoded by the coding sequence ATGAACGAGCCGGTTTACGTTGCCGTAACGGGCACGAATCATTATTTTGGAACGGAGTTTATTCAGGTTGGCTTCACGATCCGGCTGACGAAGGACCCGGACAATCGCCATGACCAGGAAGCCATCCGCGCCGATCTGCAGCCGCTTGGCCGAATCGGCTATGTGGCCAATAGTCCGCATACCGTTCCGCGAGGCTGCAAGAGCGCGGGACGCATCTACGATACGTTCGAGGACAAGCTGATGGGCATCGTCCGATTTGTCGTGAAAGACACGGTCATCGTGGAGTTGGCCGGCACGTACGACGAGACGCTGTTGTCGTCCGTGTTCGCCGTCCAGGAGCCAGCACCGCGTCAAGGTTACCTACGTTAG
- a CDS encoding S-layer homology domain-containing protein: MVETTSIFTRSKLETAATSWSISPYALDAARAAQQAGIIGGQGNGRFAPKQFAMREETAKMLAVFFRGLVK, encoded by the coding sequence ATGGTTGAGACGACATCGATTTTCACAAGGAGTAAGCTAGAAACCGCTGCAACGAGCTGGAGCATTTCGCCATACGCGCTGGATGCGGCGCGGGCTGCTCAGCAAGCGGGGATCATCGGCGGCCAAGGCAACGGCCGCTTCGCTCCGAAGCAATTCGCCATGCGCGAAGAAACGGCGAAGATGCTGGCCGTCTTCTTCCGCGGACTGGTGAAATAA
- a CDS encoding phosphotransferase, translating to MKWGGSEMAGEAAIYRDLVHPLQIKAPQIYAFMQLKDSGVMIMEDAGRVNVEEQPEPAHFLEAARELARLRMRAAANLEKVLPKQVIDTYTVSEEAFLALLDDLLQSNWLSGSEILLHLKAALPHQLERLYRMVPVSIVHHDYHAKNLLVQDNGIMPIDWSIAYLSPHLGDLHCLITEAHAWSHTPREDILAAYMEVSEVQLEDLNWQLQVGGLCWLIKTLRWLVYGGTDIIPGSDEWIPDLLQDAEHLYQELTIAS from the coding sequence GTGAAATGGGGCGGAAGCGAGATGGCGGGGGAAGCCGCGATTTACCGCGACTTGGTGCACCCCTTGCAGATCAAAGCGCCGCAAATCTATGCATTCATGCAGTTGAAAGACAGCGGTGTCATGATCATGGAGGATGCTGGGAGAGTCAATGTGGAAGAGCAGCCGGAGCCCGCTCATTTTCTCGAGGCGGCAAGGGAGTTAGCGAGACTGCGCATGCGCGCAGCAGCCAACCTAGAGAAAGTGCTCCCTAAGCAGGTCATTGACACGTATACCGTCTCGGAGGAAGCCTTTCTAGCCCTGCTGGATGATCTGCTGCAGTCGAATTGGTTATCCGGGTCCGAGATTTTACTTCACCTCAAGGCCGCGCTGCCTCATCAGCTGGAAAGACTCTATCGAATGGTGCCCGTCTCTATCGTTCATCATGATTATCATGCCAAAAATCTGTTGGTCCAAGACAACGGCATTATGCCGATTGATTGGTCCATCGCCTACCTAAGCCCCCATCTTGGCGACCTGCATTGCCTGATTACGGAGGCCCACGCTTGGAGTCATACCCCAAGGGAAGATATCCTGGCAGCCTATATGGAGGTATCCGAGGTGCAGCTTGAAGATCTGAACTGGCAATTGCAAGTCGGCGGATTATGCTGGCTGATCAAGACATTGCGCTGGCTTGTATACGGCGGGACCGATATCATCCCTGGATCAGACGAATGGATACCCGATTTGCTGCAGGATGCAGAGCATCTTTATCAAGAGCTGACGATTGCATCCTAA
- a CDS encoding aminoglycoside N(3)-acetyltransferase — protein MSEHEVVAHTVAPNTVTSMLGDLRALGVQEGDKLLVHSSLSSLGWVCGGPQAVVQALQLAVGEAGTLIMPAQSGDWSDPAEWAHPPVPAAWLDTIYREMPAFDPLLSPTRGMGRIAELFRTFPGTIRSRHPQVSFCANGPHAEEIVSDHPLTPQFGLASPLGKLQALDAKVLLLGAGYDSCTSFHLAEALIEAMPTKRMGAAMTEDGGRIWKWFHDFAYDSEDFDRIGEQLDEDGSARSGRIGNADCRLFDLAEGVRTAEQWLRRHRFSQGVS, from the coding sequence ATGAGTGAACATGAGGTCGTGGCGCATACCGTTGCGCCGAATACGGTAACATCGATGCTGGGAGACTTGCGCGCGCTAGGCGTTCAAGAAGGAGATAAGCTGCTCGTTCATTCTTCCTTGTCCAGCTTGGGCTGGGTATGCGGCGGTCCGCAGGCGGTCGTGCAGGCGCTGCAGCTGGCTGTCGGCGAAGCGGGTACGCTGATCATGCCCGCGCAGAGCGGCGATTGGAGCGATCCCGCGGAATGGGCGCATCCGCCTGTTCCGGCAGCATGGCTCGATACGATCTATCGCGAAATGCCGGCCTTCGATCCCCTGCTGTCGCCGACGCGGGGAATGGGACGCATCGCCGAGCTGTTCCGCACCTTTCCGGGGACGATCCGTTCGCGGCACCCGCAGGTATCGTTTTGCGCGAACGGTCCCCACGCGGAGGAGATCGTTAGCGATCACCCGCTGACGCCGCAGTTTGGCCTCGCTTCGCCGCTTGGTAAGCTGCAGGCGCTGGACGCCAAGGTGCTGCTGCTTGGCGCTGGTTATGATTCTTGCACCAGCTTTCACCTGGCTGAAGCGCTGATCGAGGCGATGCCGACGAAGCGGATGGGTGCGGCCATGACAGAGGATGGGGGACGAATCTGGAAATGGTTTCATGACTTTGCCTACGATTCCGAGGATTTCGACCGAATTGGCGAGCAGCTGGATGAGGACGGCTCGGCGCGAAGCGGAAGGATCGGCAATGCGGACTGCCGGTTATTCGACTTGGCGGAAGGCGTAAGAACAGCCGAGCAATGGTTGAGACGACATCGATTTTCACAAGGAGTAAGCTAG